In the Telopea speciosissima isolate NSW1024214 ecotype Mountain lineage chromosome 2, Tspe_v1, whole genome shotgun sequence genome, one interval contains:
- the LOC122653175 gene encoding uncharacterized protein LOC122653175 has protein sequence MGKPGKKQKNRRPKPRAFYGGSDEDEHQQQENCEITIPSSDEAEESEKGNDDDQEQEQDQEQSSLCPSKFLLYQQSVQSPKGDISYLQKFFLMYVGGRSPLHLQEDFCGTALLCTEWLRNDPRRTAVGVDLDLEALTWCLENNVNKIGADGCSRMSLFHGNVLQPLNARLVKHKPQDLIANITLNDCEESPETIATESTMQVHPNSSTDDVTKINCSLSARDIVCAFNYSCCCLHRRADLILYFKHVLDTLSQRGGIFVMDIYGGTSSERKLRLQRRFPNFTYVWEQAEFDIIHRTTRISLHFHLQNQKKKLRHAFSYNWRLWSLPEIKDCLEEAGFQSVHFWIRQMPDAGEMRTSEGLSAGRDIKYEEVSSFQQEDAWNAYIIGVAK, from the exons ATGGGAAAGCCCGGGAAAAAGCAAAAGAACCGACGACCGAAGCCTAGGGCCTTCTACGGCGGTTCCGATGAAGACGAACACCAACAACAAGAGAATTGCGAAATCACCATTCCTTCGTCTGATGAAGCAGAGGAGAGTGAAAAAGGAAATGATGATGATCAAGAACAAGAGCAAGATCAAGAACAGTCAAGCCTTTGCCCTTCAAAGTTTCTCCTCTATCAACAATCCGTCCAG TCGCCCAAGGGGGATATAAGCTATCTACAGAAATTCTTCCTCATGTACGTCGGTGGGAGATCTCCCCTCCATCTCCAAGAGGATTTCTGCGGCACCGCTCTTCTCTG TACAGAGTGGCTTCGCAATGATCCAAGACGAACTGCTGTAGGAGTGGATTTGGACCTTGAGGCCCTTACCTGGTGCCTGGAAAACAACGTTAATAAAATTGGGGCAGACGGGTGTTCTAGAATGTCCCTGTTTCATGGGAATGTTCTACAGCCTCTCAATGCCAGATTAGTCAAGCACAAGCCCCAAGATCTAATTGCAAACATTACACTGAATGACTGTGAAGAGAGTCCTGAGACAATTGCCACAGAATCGACCATGCAAGTGCACCCTAATAGTTCGACGGATGATGTCACTAAGATAAACTGTTCACTGTCTGCAAGGGACATCGTTTGTGCATTTAATTACAGCTGTTGTTGCCTCCATAGGCGTGCAGACCTGATCTTGTATTTCAAGCATGTTCTTGATACCTTGTCTCAGAGAGGTGGTATATTCGTAATGGACATTTATGGAGGCACATCATCAGAGCGCAAACTTAGGCTTCAGAGGAGATTCCCAAACTTTACT TATGTCTGGGAGCAAGCTGAGTTTGATATTATACATCGCACAACAAGGATTAGTCTTCATTTTCATCtccaaaatcaaaagaagaaacttCGACATGCATTCTCTTACAACTGGAGACT GTGGTCATTGCCCGAAATCAAGGACTGCTTGGAAGAGGCTGGATTTCAGTCAGTTCATTTTTGGATCCGACAGATGCCAGATGCAGGGGAAATGAGAACTTCAGAAGGACTTTCTGCGGGACGAGACATTAAGTATGAGGAGGTGTCATCTTTCCAACAAGAGGATGCTTGGAATGCATATATCATTGGCGTTGCAAAATGA